From Argopecten irradians isolate NY chromosome 12, Ai_NY, whole genome shotgun sequence, one genomic window encodes:
- the LOC138304670 gene encoding uncharacterized protein isoform X1 encodes MAYGTGTSDLLIVTVKFRSLRMSVNTTTSMPTFPCGPRQLQYNPFKQFCRPDGRVRACDPSSCLMELLEWERQACSLFCKDDNGVGVPIAEDGTMVYWRTATYFLIAIVVVLVVVLVGVCYRYYQRSTSLSHRPKPTAPPPEDDPDETKVLMEKESSVRSSLDSGAVTLDLSDTSRSTDKYSMVPPQNNHEDPHPSREGRAAVAISTKNEEVRRPDSEQDPEHSVTNTKEC; translated from the exons ATGGCATATGGGACAGGCACGTCAGATCTATTAATAGTAACTGTTAAATTTCGATCGCTTCGAATGTCGGTAAACACAAC CACCAGTATGCCTACGTTTCCCTGTGGCCCTCGTCAGCTTCAATACAATCCATTCAAGCAGTTCTGTAGGCCAGATGGGAGAGTGCGTGCGTGTGACCCTTCAAGTTGTTTGATGGAGCTCCTCGAATGGGAGCGACAAGCATGCAGCCTCTTTTGCAAGGATGACAATG GGGTGGGTGTGCCAATTGCAGAGGACGGAACCATGGTGTATTGGAGAACAGCTACCTATTTCCTGATAGCCATAGTAGTAGTCCTGGTGGTTGTGTTGGTAGGGGTTTGTTACAGGTACTACCAGAGGAGTACTTCTCTCAGCCACCGACCTAAACCTACTGCCCCTCCTCCGGAGGATGACCCTGACGAAACAAAGGTTTTGATGGAAAAAGAAAG tagTGTTAGATCTTCGCTCGACAGCGGCGCCGTAACTCTAGATCTGTCTGACACATCACGATCAACAG ATAAATACTCCATGGTTCCTCCTCAGAATAATCACGAGGACCCCCACCCTTCGAGGGAGGGAAGAGCCGCTGTGGCTATCAGCACAAAAAACGAAGAGGTCAGAAGGCCTGACAGTGAGCAAGACCCGGAACACAGTGTCACAAATACCAAAGAATGTTAA
- the LOC138304670 gene encoding uncharacterized protein isoform X2, whose amino-acid sequence MPTFPCGPRQLQYNPFKQFCRPDGRVRACDPSSCLMELLEWERQACSLFCKDDNGVGVPIAEDGTMVYWRTATYFLIAIVVVLVVVLVGVCYRYYQRSTSLSHRPKPTAPPPEDDPDETKVLMEKESSVRSSLDSGAVTLDLSDTSRSTDKYSMVPPQNNHEDPHPSREGRAAVAISTKNEEVRRPDSEQDPEHSVTNTKEC is encoded by the exons ATGCCTACGTTTCCCTGTGGCCCTCGTCAGCTTCAATACAATCCATTCAAGCAGTTCTGTAGGCCAGATGGGAGAGTGCGTGCGTGTGACCCTTCAAGTTGTTTGATGGAGCTCCTCGAATGGGAGCGACAAGCATGCAGCCTCTTTTGCAAGGATGACAATG GGGTGGGTGTGCCAATTGCAGAGGACGGAACCATGGTGTATTGGAGAACAGCTACCTATTTCCTGATAGCCATAGTAGTAGTCCTGGTGGTTGTGTTGGTAGGGGTTTGTTACAGGTACTACCAGAGGAGTACTTCTCTCAGCCACCGACCTAAACCTACTGCCCCTCCTCCGGAGGATGACCCTGACGAAACAAAGGTTTTGATGGAAAAAGAAAG tagTGTTAGATCTTCGCTCGACAGCGGCGCCGTAACTCTAGATCTGTCTGACACATCACGATCAACAG ATAAATACTCCATGGTTCCTCCTCAGAATAATCACGAGGACCCCCACCCTTCGAGGGAGGGAAGAGCCGCTGTGGCTATCAGCACAAAAAACGAAGAGGTCAGAAGGCCTGACAGTGAGCAAGACCCGGAACACAGTGTCACAAATACCAAAGAATGTTAA